In Fusobacterium periodonticum ATCC 33693, the following are encoded in one genomic region:
- a CDS encoding toxin-antitoxin system YwqK family antitoxin, with amino-acid sequence MKKNFLFIFLIFLVNSIFIYSSTNNSTDEELQKIFDKNKEIIVVYRASIKDTIPKKYIENIIPKEEFNISNDNRIKITIKYTQKNKSDILAEIYTPNGDLAVKTEIQLRKKILFNEIEKLVQEIEDNEASNQSDILNNKFSQNFEKNIKSFVSYSYYDDGSINSKTEYDFDKKSITMLTYSEGKILSKTIAKYKGSIQDENMDIDFYESLSKTYTKMKVKKVETGQEVRTFYPSGKLQSVGVYKNNILNGNYKEYNEDGSLKKEIFYKDGIEINKIKFLK; translated from the coding sequence ATGAAAAAAAATTTTTTATTTATCTTTTTAATTTTTTTAGTAAATAGTATTTTTATTTATTCTTCTACAAACAATTCTACTGATGAAGAGCTGCAAAAGATATTTGATAAAAATAAAGAAATTATAGTTGTTTATAGAGCTAGCATTAAAGATACCATTCCTAAAAAATATATTGAAAATATTATTCCAAAAGAAGAATTTAATATTTCAAATGATAATCGTATAAAAATTACAATCAAATATACACAAAAAAATAAATCAGATATATTGGCAGAAATATATACTCCAAATGGAGATTTAGCAGTAAAAACAGAAATTCAGTTAAGAAAAAAGATTTTATTTAATGAAATAGAGAAATTGGTTCAAGAAATAGAAGATAATGAAGCTAGCAATCAATCAGATATTCTTAACAATAAATTTAGTCAAAACTTTGAAAAAAATATAAAATCTTTTGTTTCTTATTCATATTATGATGATGGAAGCATTAATTCTAAGACAGAATATGACTTTGATAAAAAGAGTATAACTATGCTTACATACTCTGAAGGAAAAATTTTAAGTAAAACAATAGCTAAATATAAAGGTTCTATTCAAGATGAAAATATGGATATAGATTTTTATGAAAGTTTATCTAAAACTTATACTAAAATGAAAGTAAAAAAAGTTGAAACTGGACAAGAAGTTAGAACTTTTTATCCGAGTGGAAAATTGCAATCTGTTGGAGTTTATAAAAATAATATTTTAAATGGAAACTATAAAGAGTATAATGAAGATGGAAGTTTAAAAAAAGAAATTTTTTATAAAGATGGAATAGAGATAAATAAAATAAAATTTTTAAAATAA